The following coding sequences are from one Bradyrhizobium sp. WSM471 window:
- a CDS encoding protein L, producing the protein MATYKNVNYLEKSSSEAFDQDHGPGATAPFAGIYRCMGCHREIGIASKHVLPPQGHHAHTQAQGSIRWRLIVYADHDPK; encoded by the coding sequence ATGGCTACGTACAAGAACGTGAACTATCTGGAAAAATCTAGCAGCGAGGCTTTTGATCAGGATCACGGTCCAGGAGCGACGGCTCCCTTTGCCGGAATTTACCGATGCATGGGGTGTCATCGCGAAATCGGCATTGCATCTAAGCATGTGTTGCCGCCACAAGGGCATCATGCGCACACGCAGGCGCAAGGATCGATTCGATGGCGATTGATCGTGTATGCCGACCATGATCCGAAATAG
- a CDS encoding S1/P1 nuclease — protein sequence MTLLKLILPICTAAFVSSTSSALAWGQLGHSVIAELAQLHLSPAAQAKLKELIGDTSLAAISNWADEYKFTPEGKNTYRSHFVDIDTERSTYDAAIART from the coding sequence GTGACGTTGCTCAAACTCATACTCCCGATCTGCACCGCAGCTTTCGTGTCCAGCACCTCTTCCGCCCTGGCGTGGGGGCAACTAGGTCATTCCGTTATTGCGGAACTGGCGCAGCTACACTTGAGTCCGGCCGCACAAGCCAAGCTCAAGGAGCTAATCGGGGACACCTCTCTGGCCGCCATTTCGAACTGGGCCGATGAGTACAAATTCACGCCGGAAGGAAAGAACACCTATCGATCGCATTTTGTCGATATTGACACGGAACGTTCGACCTACGACGCAGCGATTGCAAGGACATGA
- a CDS encoding GNAT family N-acetyltransferase, translated as MVTTREVSVDDATTVTRMVTALLAELGAGHTQATLDEQLVADLLAMKEHVSGFLAFSQECPVGIIMLSEGAALFARGSYGIITELYVVPDQRSSGIAMRLIEAAAALGTKKGWGQLEVGAPNQQVWSRSPKSALYLKAGFAEIGPRLKLPLHDVASRRAQLCPPGPSRLSPRQRRSPRRRIADSSAARFA; from the coding sequence ATGGTAACCACACGTGAAGTGTCTGTCGATGATGCTACAACGGTGACCCGGATGGTTACTGCGCTGCTCGCCGAACTTGGGGCGGGCCACACGCAGGCAACACTAGATGAGCAGCTGGTCGCCGACCTCCTTGCGATGAAGGAGCACGTCTCAGGCTTTCTCGCTTTTTCACAGGAATGCCCAGTCGGCATCATCATGTTATCAGAGGGCGCCGCCCTTTTTGCGCGAGGAAGTTACGGCATAATTACCGAGCTCTATGTCGTTCCGGATCAACGGTCGTCGGGGATTGCGATGCGCCTCATTGAGGCCGCAGCGGCCCTGGGGACGAAGAAAGGCTGGGGCCAGCTTGAGGTGGGAGCGCCTAATCAGCAGGTGTGGAGCCGTAGCCCCAAGTCGGCACTGTACCTCAAGGCCGGTTTTGCAGAGATCGGGCCCCGGCTCAAACTGCCATTGCATGACGTGGCCAGCCGGCGAGCGCAACTGTGTCCTCCAGGGCCATCGCGGTTGAGCCCTCGTCAACGACGTTCACCCCGACGCCGTATTGCGGATTCATCCGCTGCAAGATTTGCCTGA